ATAAGCCGGAGCAGGCTGTCAGATTCCTCTGGAAGTACTTATATCCTCTTTCTATTCTCTCTTTGATCCTGGCTTTAATACGCTGAAATAGACTAGGGGAGACTACGGGGGTTAGCAAAGAACCAGGAGAGGTCTGCAGGCCTCTTCCTCTTAACGCCGCCTTCAACGAGCCCGTGGGCTATAATGGGTAGAGCTATAGTTGCATCAACGTGAACCTGCTTCTTTCTAGCTCTAGGTGAAACCTTCCCCCAGCTGACAGCCTCTTCTAGTGTTGCACCACTAAGCCCTCCCCACTGAGGTAAATCTGTTGTAAACTGTACAACGTACTCTAGGCTCTTATAGTAGTCGTGAACACTCTCCTCGTACTCCTTTATGAGTGTCTGTGCTACTGCTACAAGGTTCACGTAGTCTTTTGGTACTCCACCTCCAATGTATATTGCGGAAAGCTTCCTCGCTCTCCTCCCGATCTCGATGAGCTGGTGGAAGTCTCTAACCATGTCGAGGATTACTTTATGTCCCTTCCTGTATGCTAGTACAGCGGCAATACCGTACCCGCTGTCAACTAGTGCAGGCGAGAATACTGGTACTCCAGCCCTGTACGCTGCTGCTACAATACTGTCTACCCCTTTCTCGTTAAGGAACCTGCCAAACTCGTGTAGGAACTCGGCTGTACTGTAGACGCTGCCCTCGGGGAGGACCTCTATGAACTCCTCTATAAGCTTCTCCATCCTCCTGTAGTCTTCCTCGCTTGCAAGTGTATCGTAGAATCTATCATACTTTAACTTGAGTAGCTCTTCATCGCTAACGCATGGATGAGTCTTATAGTACTTGAAGCCCATGGCCTCATATATATCCTCGCTTATAATAGCTCCTGTTGAAACCACAACGTCTACATACCTCTCCTCGATAAGCCACTTTATAATCCTCCACATGCCAGCTGTACTCATGGATCCAGCGAGCCCTAGGAATATAGTATTATCCTCATCGCTGAACATATCAATGAGGATCCTGTAGGCTTCACCTAGACTCCTCCCCTGGAATGCTGTATCCCCCATCTCTAGTAGAAGCTCGTGGATGCCTCTACGCTTAACATCAAGAGCCTTAACATACCCCATTAGAAAGCCGGGCTCACCCATAGAGCACACCAATCTATAGAACACACTGGAGAATTAAAACTCTGAAACCACTAGGTAACCGGGAAACAAACCTGAGCAGTAGAATGCCGCCGCCGGGATTCGAACCCGGGACAACCGGATATCCCCTGAGGTGACCTCGGTCACTAATACCCCGTATGAGTCCGGCGCTCTGACCGGTCTGAGCTACGGCGGCATAGCACACTATGGTTTCTCGGGGTTTTAAGCTTGAATAACCTGAAAAACACTTATAATCCTCAAGTAAGCTGGAGGTAGGTTGAGGGCCCGTCGCCTAGCCAGGATAGGGCGCCGGCCTCCTAAGCCGGAGGCCCGGGGTTCGAATCCCCGCGGGCCCGCACCTCCACTAAACCATACGGTGTCACTGGAATCCCTTTGTTTACGAGTTTAAGACGGTGGTAGATGAATCTCTTGCGCACCTACGCTAAGCTAGGTATTACTGCATTCTCTAAGCTGGTCTTCGAATAACCTTAGTGGAGCAGGCTTTAATGTAAGGGATTAAGCTATAATAATGAGGAATACCTCTAGATTTAATCCCGTTTATCCTGTCATCCTGTTAAGATTTCCGCGTGGGAAGCTTGCATTGATTTCAAGTCGACTATTATAGCTGCTTCAGCTGGAGTACCAGGATACATGATTTAAGGAAGCAGAGAAACTATATTCTAGTGGAATTCAAAGTATATTCCTGCAGGTACATAATAGTAGCAGTAGGTTCCAGGCTCCCTATACTTGTAGCGGCTAATCCTAACGTAAACGTACTCAGGGACATTATAGTCTCCAGGGATAGCTGAGTGGTCTCCGTGATTCACCACGATTCACTATATTTCTAATTAATGTAGATTGATGGCGATTCATATGATAAGGATAACTGGGATACTGATAGGTAGTTCTGAGCCGCGAAGCACGCTATGAAGCCTATAGGTTCTAAGGAAGCCGCTAGAATACTGCATATACCTATTGCTGCGTAAGTCCCGAGAGGTATTCCAATCTCATGGTTGCTTCCACTCGTATCGTAACATATTTGCTCTAAAGCGATGTATTCACCTGGATCTAGTTTACCGTCATATAGATATGTTCCAGGAACACTAGATTGCTTCTACCGGCACTTTAGATTTCATTTCACGCATGGATCCTAGACTCTAGGGAAGCGATAAGAGGAGGCTGGAGGATATTTATATTCTACGGTGCTATTTTACCAATACTGGTGGACTAGTTGCTGGATCTAGTTGAGTACGGGGTTAAATTAGCAGGTGAGCTTGGCGCCTCCTATAGTGAAGCCAGGTATCATGGTATTAGTAGGCTGGGAGTATATACTAGGAATGGTAGTGTTGTGGGTTCAAGTCTCTCGAATCGGAGTGGTATAGGTATCAGGGTTCTCGTGAACGGTGCTCTAGGCTTTGCTGCTACACCTGATTTAAGCAGGGAGGGTGTGAGGAGGGCTGTTGAGAAGGCTGTAGGGCTTGCTCGAGCCTCCTCTCGGCTAGTGAAGAATCCCTTGAAGCTGGATGATTCAAGGCTTGGGAGAGCTAGGTATTCTGCTGTAGCTGTAAAACCCTTTGACTCTCTGTCTCTCGACGAGAAGATAAACTATTTAACCGAGCTGTGGAAGAGTATTCAAGGCTCTACGAGGGAGGCTAGAATTCCTGTTCTAACTGTAAGCTACGATGAGTGGATTGAAGAGAAAATAATAGTGAACAGCGACGGCGGGTACATTGAATCCAGTATTCCTAGGATAACAGTATACTATAACATGGTGGTAAGCCATCCAGCTAAAGGTAGCGTGCAGAGATGGGAGCAGCTCGGCGGGAGTGGTGGAGTCGAGCTACTAGATAAGTGGAGGCTGCACGAGAAGCTTCCTGAGGAGGCCTCGAAGTATGAGGAGATACTGCTGAAAGCTGTACCACCCCCTTCAGAACCCGTTGATGTAATAGTTGGAAGCGAGATAGTGGGATTAATAGTTCACGA
This window of the Desulfurococcus sp. genome carries:
- a CDS encoding TldD/PmbA family protein, which gives rise to MLDLVEYGVKLAGELGASYSEARYHGISRLGVYTRNGSVVGSSLSNRSGIGIRVLVNGALGFAATPDLSREGVRRAVEKAVGLARASSRLVKNPLKLDDSRLGRARYSAVAVKPFDSLSLDEKINYLTELWKSIQGSTREARIPVLTVSYDEWIEEKIIVNSDGGYIESSIPRITVYYNMVVSHPAKGSVQRWEQLGGSGGVELLDKWRLHEKLPEEASKYEEILLKAVPPPSEPVDVIVGSEIVGLIVHESSGHPSEADRIMGREAAQAGKSFIKPGMLGAKIGNEYATVIDDPTIPGSYGFYLYDDEAVPARARYLYKEGVVYEHLHNRFTATVYGVRSNGAARAMDYASEPIIRMGNTYFKPGDMSFEELLETVRKGVYIKSYMEWNIDDERWSQRYVGLEAYLIENGELKEYVRNPVLEVTTKSFYSSIDGVDRNLEFYAGTCGKGEPSQGVPVWFGGPNVKLKNIRLRSTRGG
- a CDS encoding deoxyhypusine synthase, encoding MGEPGFLMGYVKALDVKRRGIHELLLEMGDTAFQGRSLGEAYRILIDMFSDEDNTIFLGLAGSMSTAGMWRIIKWLIEERYVDVVVSTGAIISEDIYEAMGFKYYKTHPCVSDEELLKLKYDRFYDTLASEEDYRRMEKLIEEFIEVLPEGSVYSTAEFLHEFGRFLNEKGVDSIVAAAYRAGVPVFSPALVDSGYGIAAVLAYRKGHKVILDMVRDFHQLIEIGRRARKLSAIYIGGGVPKDYVNLVAVAQTLIKEYEESVHDYYKSLEYVVQFTTDLPQWGGLSGATLEEAVSWGKVSPRARKKQVHVDATIALPIIAHGLVEGGVKRKRPADLSWFFANPRSLP